The sequence below is a genomic window from Sparus aurata chromosome 6, fSpaAur1.1, whole genome shotgun sequence.
agaaacacacacattttaagatAAACAGTGCTATGTGGATCTGTCTAACCCACCAGAGGAAGGCAAAACTATAGATACTTCTACTTTTTCAATATCATGCACTTGATAGTATTGAATGTACTTATCTTTataatacattattattatattgtgaTCAGATGTGTTCAGTGGGTTTTCTGGTAAAACACTGTGTGCAATTGTTGACTCAATAGAAGTAAAGACTTGTCCTAATACCAGCTTTACCTTTTCATAGTGTGTCTCCATACAGAGAAAGATTGTATAGGCGGTTAGACAAGCCAGGCAGCCCTCCAAATAAGACTTTCCCCCTAGTTTCTCTGCTTCTGCATACAGGTTGTTTAGAGCCAGAATAGTCTCCTCAAACTGCTGTTTGTCAAGCTGTAACCACACAAAGATTTAGACACATTAGTCACAATTTTTCATAACAACAATCATAACATCCATTCAAACACTGTACACACCCTTGACTCAAGTTCAGAGGGGAACTTGGTCTGGAACTTGCAGATGGTTCCTGAGCTGTAGTCTCTCTGGATGAACACTTtggaggagacagctggctgctGGAGGTCCTGTAAGCTGTGGGTCTGGACACAGAATCTGAGTTTAGGTGACTGTCCTTCGTGAAGAATATCTGTTTGTAGAGTTGTAACAGTAGCACCTACTGCAAGCTACCTACACTTCAACTAGGGAGATGTAAATCACTCATACTGTTAACATGTAGCTGTTAGCCAAGTTAATGTTATTGGCCAGAAGCTGACTTCGCCACATCTAAGGTCATATATTCTTATGATCAGATGACAACCAGAACCTTTGTTATGTAAACCATGTCGCTGATGGTCCCTGTATCAAATTATATAACACTGTTCTACGATCTGCTTATGATAtgaggtaacgttagctaacaagCTAGGTGACAACACGTTAGCTTACGTTTGCCGACCCATCAACGCCGCTGGAAAGTACGTCTATGTTAGCCTTTATCATCACCCAAATCAATAAATTACCTGTTAATATGTTAAATGTACAGGCATCTAATTACATGCCAGTCTTTAAGGACGAAAAAAGGACCCAAAAATCCCTACCTCAGCCATGGTGGACGATTCCCCCGAAGCTGCTGCGCATCTAGCCTGCTGTTAGCCCTGCGCGACTTCCGGCGTATAGTTTTCAGAATAAGTGTATTTTGAACCGAATAATTAATATGTGGATAATAATGTACATATTTCATACATGCCATCATTTGGATCCCTGTATGAGTGGAAGTTTATAACACTATATTGAATGTCAGGTAGCAAAGGTTAGTTTTATTGAAGGGGCACACTATCAgcctaaattaaatgtaaaaaaaaagatccaaatGTAAAAGGTCCaatgaaaagtcaaaaaataaaagttgtagGTGTCGTAATCGTACTGCGGTAAAGAGAGCTGCTGTTTGCGAGTGTGTTAAAGCTAGCCGCTGTCTGATTTTCGTTGCGCTAAGTGCGCGAACTAGAGTAAATAGGGTAAGCatggtcatttaaaaaaagtgagGGTCCTAAAAGATACATATGGATTACGTGCTTTTGCTGTTAAGTGTTCTTCATGAAGATTGAACATTTTCCTCATGTTTTATCAGGtgtaagttttattttattttaagtaagtatttttatttttgacgaATCCAAGTGATTATTTACTTTGATGTTCTCCTTAATGGCATTAAACCCAATCATTCCCACTGTACATGAAATGTTATAAAACACTCTTCGTTCTGTAGGgagtctgctgtgtttgtttctcatttgtttttttagtgggctttttttttatttttattttttgttggttGTTAATAGTTGTTGTGGTCAGTAACTCCAGATATCTCCTATCATGCATGCAATCCAGAAATAATGTACTTATTGTGCTGTCTGACTTTGACCTTTCACCAAACTAATTCCTTCATAGGTTTGTTATTCATCATCATTCCATCTTCTTCCTGATTTCACTACAGCACTGATTTGTTCacaatgtggagaaatctcacctcaaaaatgaaaactatTTACAGTATTCTAACTTTTGACCGAAGATTCgtgaaaaatagaaattccaCCAAAAACCAATAGAaaacaggtgtgtctcattcaccTAGTAACCAAAGACATTGTGGCATTGATTTTGAGTCAACGGGTCAAATTACCTAGAAGCTATTGAATAAGACGTGTCCCTATGCAAAGTTAACAGGATGTATCAAAGGTGAAATTTAAGTGTCAAATGTTCAGTTTCCCAAAAAGTTCCTAGGAGTTTGAGCATGTTTCGGGTCCACTAGTACAGATTAATGACACTTTTTCCAAGGTTTCACATAGTTTGATATTCTGAACTTTGACATTGTCAAATAAATCTCTTTATAGGTTAGTTCATCTTCCTTATGCCTTACTCCATCACAGGTACACACTTTGTAACATTACACTAAGTAATGTGGCACATAAGCTATATGCATCTTTAAGGACCTTCACTTATGTCCTGCTTACGCCATTTACTGTAGTTCAGGCCCTAAGAAAAAACACTGGCTcactttactgcagtgtattcaTGGCCTCTCACTGGATCAGACTGATTTGACAGGCGTCACCTGTAGTACAGCATTTCTGCCAAAAGTTTACACTGTTTAAGTTATAAATGTAAAGCAATAGACATATCCATTTGTAGTGAGCATAACACTAGGGGGGTATTTTGAAGGCAGACACACCCAAATAGGAAGTCTAGAGTCCCAACAAAGGATGTTTGACGTAAAATGAGACGTCACTTCCTGTACagcacatttttgaaaatactTGGGAATCTGCAACTAGGTAAAGCCCGAGTAACTCGCAGTTTAGCACTAGATTCTAATATCTGTTGCAGACAAATGGCAATTATTGCAAAAGACATTCACACAAGGCATATTTAGTTTAAGTTTTTTATTGAATCATGGTCTTATTTGATTCATGGTTCTGTTCGCTGTATTTGGATTAGTCGAACAGACCGAAGCCCATGTCGTCATCTGATTCCTCAGACTCTTCCTTAGCCTCCTccttagcagcagcagcagctggagccgCAGCCgactctgcagcagctgcaggtgctGCGACAGCAAAAGCGGACGGGTCAGCCAGGAAGGCCTTGACCTGCGAAGACAAAAGGGtatgacatttttcatttacaaGTTGTTTTATCATACAAGACTATCAGAATTGAGACCACCTAAAGCATCCTTATACAACTAGTTGATGCTGAAGGGCCATCAGAGACCAGGTGTCCAGTGGACTAAAGCCTTTTCCCTTTGTTTAATCCGCACAATAACTGCTGTGCTACACATCATATGGGTTAACCAATGGGATAAGATGTCCATACCTTGTCTGCCAGGGGGAAGGAGTAGTCTGTCTCCACAGCGACAGCCAGGACTCTCTTGTAGCCATTGATGACAGAGTGGGGCACAGAGGCCAAAGTGGGGTAACCAATCTCA
It includes:
- the golga7 gene encoding golgin subfamily A member 7, translated to MAETHSLQDLQQPAVSSKVFIQRDYSSGTICKFQTKFPSELESRLDKQQFEETILALNNLYAEAEKLGGKSYLEGCLACLTAYTIFLCMETHYEKVLKKIARYIKDQNEKVYAPRGLLLTDPIERGLRVVEITIFEDRSIGSGR